The genomic segment TTGAACCGGTAGCAATGATCACAAACGATACGTGTGTTGAGCTGTTTTCAGTCGATATACTATAGGAATCACCTTTCTTCTCAATTGACGTAACAGTGTCCTTAATGACGTGTATTTGCCTTTTTTTAAACAGGAACTCGAGTCCGGAAACCAGTTTCTCTACAACCTGGTTCTTTCGCTCGTATATCTTTTCATAATCTAATGACGGATTTTCAAGTGCGAGACCGAATTCTTCTACATGATGGAGCTCGGAGAACAGGTCGGCAACTTTTACCAGAGCTTTGGTGGGGATGCATCCCCAGTTAAGACACACTCCTCCAAGACGGTCTTTCTCAAACACAACTGCGTCTATTCCATATTGCTGAAGCCGAATTGCTGCTGCATATCCCCCTGGTCCTCCACCGATGATAGCAACTGAATGTTCTTCCATTCTATTTTCTATCCTTTAAATAATTTTGTGCATATTGCGCATAATGGTCTGCAGCAACGCTGATTTTTTTATATTGTTCTTCAGGAACTTCCCGCTTAATCTTTGCAGGTGTACCGATTATAAGTGAATGAGGAGGGGCATTAAAACCTTCTAGGACGACGGCTCCTGCACCAACGATCGAGCCCTCACCGATCACAGCACCATCCCAGATGATAGCTCCACTCCCGATCAAACAGTTATCCTCGATAGTGCACCCGTGCAAAATGACATTATGTCCCACGATGACATTCTTTCCAATATTTAAAGGAGCTGTATGTGTTGTTACATGCAGAACGCAATTGTCCTGTATGTTGGTATTATTTCCTATTTTAATATAGTTCACATCTCCACGCACAACAGCATTGAACCATACGCTTACATTATCTCCAAGTGTCACATCTCCGATTACCTTAGCACCCTCTGCGATGAATACTTCTTTCCCGACTTGAGGTTTTTTTCCTAAATATTCTAGAATCATATATCATTCTCCATTATTTATTTACATATCCAAAGGCATAGCCGCCTTTTCTAATACTTTCTACATATCTGTTATCATCAACAGGAATTGATATCAGATGCTGCAAAGATTCATCCTTATTTTGCCAGGAGTACTTTACCTCCCCGACAAAAATAGTGTGATCTCCACTTCGAACCTGCGTAATCGTTTTGCACTCGAAGTTTGCTACTGCATCAGCGAGAAGAGGAATTTTCGTCAATTTTCCTATACGTGTTTTAATGTTGAATTCTC from the Candidatus Cloacimonadota bacterium genome contains:
- a CDS encoding gamma carbonic anhydrase family protein, which translates into the protein MILEYLGKKPQVGKEVFIAEGAKVIGDVTLGDNVSVWFNAVVRGDVNYIKIGNNTNIQDNCVLHVTTHTAPLNIGKNVIVGHNVILHGCTIEDNCLIGSGAIIWDGAVIGEGSIVGAGAVVLEGFNAPPHSLIIGTPAKIKREVPEEQYKKISVAADHYAQYAQNYLKDRK